The genomic stretch CATGAGGTTACAATAACATTGAGCCCCTAGCTGACGTGAGCTATTATATCTTCCGCCAATTGACCATGAGAAAAAATCTATATAAGGACATCTACACTTgtaccgaggcctattggactcGAAAGTTGACGACCAAAGGTGGGCCTTTTATTCGAAGGGTCGTGCCATGGTAGCACTTAAAAATATTTATGGGTCTTTCATATTTGACTACTGTGCGCTCCTTGATGAATATGGGCTTGAATTTCACTTCTTTCATTTATCCCGAGCGAATTATAAGGTAAATGAGTTATAAATAGATGATCCTGATGAAGGATACCATTGTGCAAGAGACCCTTTTCCTCACAAACGAGcaagtcaggaattttgagaagaAATTGAGTGGAAGACCAATGTGGTCCAATTCTAGCCTGGTTCCCACTTTGTGCCTTGTGGGTTAATTTGGCTTATGTCAAATGGACCAAGGCCACCAGTCCCGAGAAATGGGGGAAATGCAAAAAGGACAAGCCCTTCGATTTGAAATACCGTGAAATTACAAAGGCCAATAAAAAATTCTTGTTGTAACACCTTATACAAATGTGTTACAGAAGTATTGTGGTCTAGATTGAGTTCTATGTTTCCTGATATAATTAGTCCTTCTCAAAGTGCGTTTACAAAAGGCAGAGATATTGTGGGTAATATTCTGATATGCCAAGATTTGATTAATATGTATAAAAGAAAGGCATGCTCACCTAAAATTATGATGAAGATAGACTTACAAAAAGCATATGATTCTATAGAGTGGGCATGTCTTCATGAGATGCTGGTGGCTCTAAAATTCCCACATCTTATAATTGAGATTCTGATGTAATGTGTGTCCACTCCTACTTACTCCATTGCCTTAAATGGGAATGTCTTTGGTTATTTCCAGGGGACGAGAAGTCTTAGGCAAGGGGATCCATAATCCCCTTTTCTTTTCACCATCTCTTTAGAATACTTGACCAGAGTTCTGGTTTGGGTACAGAAACAAAAGGAGTTCAAATTCCATCCATTGTGCAAAAGAGTGCAACCGAGTCATCTGTGTTTTGCAGATAATCTCATTATGTTTCGCGGAGGAGATACACACTCTGTTGTACTACTGTTGAAGGCCTTCAAAACTTCTCTAAGGCCTCAGGTTTGAGTATGAATTAGGGGAAATCAAACATATATAGCAATGGGGTAGATGACACGCAATGGCAATGCTAGCCAGGATATCTGGAATGCAAAGACGAAAAATTCCCTTTAGGTAACTGGGTGTTAACATCACTCCAAAGACACTGTGTGTCAATGATTGTCAAGGACTTGTTGATAAGGTCACATATAGAATTAGAGAATTAGGTGTACACGGGCTTTCTTATGCAGAGAGAGTGGTCTTAATTAAGTCTGTGCCGCACAATTAACATAATTATTGGGCCAGAATTTTCATTATGCCTAAATCAGTCCTTCACAAGATTGATTGATTATGCAGGAAATTCCTATGGCATTGTAATGAAATGAAGGAGAGTCCAGCACTGGTGGCCTGGGAAAATATTTGCAAATGTAAAAGGAAAGGAAGACTTGGACTGAAGAGTTTATGCTGGTGGAATATTACAGCAGTTGCTAAATATGCTTGGTGGATTGCAAAGAAGACTGACCATCTCTGGGCCAGGTGGATACATGTTGTCTATATGAAAGAGCAAAATTGGGAAGAGTATACACCTGGAGAGGTAGCTAGTTGGACATGGAGGAAGATATGCTGGGTAAAAGACCTAGTTAGGCAACACCTAGTCAGATATAGCCTTGAGGTTTACACAATCAAACTAGGCTACTCCTGGCTAGTGGATGAGGGACCTGATAAGGAGTGGCATCCGTGGATCGCCAACAACATGATGATACCTAAGCATAGCTTCATCTTATGGTTAGTGGCTCATCAAAGGCTGCTGACATAGGATAGACTGAAGAGAATGGGCATTATTCAGGCTAACCTATGCTTTTTATGTGGTAATGGTGATGAGACTTTGGATCATATATTATTTCAATGTGCATTTAGTAGTAGATTTCTGTGCCTGACAACAACATGGCTGAGAATGACAATTCCTGAGACACATATTATTGAATCGTGGATAAAGTATAAGCATAGATCATTATTGGTGAAGAAAGTGATAGCTGCGGTGCTTTCAGCACTGGTTTATCAAGTCTGGATGTGCAGGAACCAGAGCAGATTGGAAGAGGTAGTTCCTACCCCTGCAGTTATAATAAAGAGAGTGAAGGAAGAGCTAAACATGCGTTTTAGATGTAATAGTGTGCATTCAAATGTTAGAGGTGCACACCAATGGTTTGATCAAATTTGTataagttgatatgggtgataCTAAGGTTTAAACCTTAGGAAAGATGTATGGTTGGAATATCATTTTAATGAAatcttacattttcccaaaaaaaaaaatcttcaatGAGTTTAAAAAAGAAGAAGATTTCTGCTATTTTAAACTCACAATGTTTTTCCTCTTACCCAATATTGACATAATTAAACGTTCTATGCTTTTCTTTGCTTTCTTCACTCAACACTTGTTCATACTTACtagctgtagatacctcatttctacacctcccgcgaACCACCCAGTGATAATTGGGacgcatgtttgatacgcagaacgattttatgacagttcataagttcatcgacaagtgatagctcaaacactcgagtcaaccccttggtcgtcatctacgcaccgatacgttcgttttgacagtaattagagttcatttgaagTCCTGGTAAAAAACGTTTTCATTTTCTAAAAatcgtttaaatgccgagtcggaatattccggaatgttctagaattctctggatatttattcctaaaatTCAAAtcaatattttaagtaaatatcttccatattttatgttttatggaataagtaagtatagatctaccgaaattcaataataaaacgcggaaatttTTCTTGCTGAGGaagaaacctctggggaaaggacgcagcaggtgttgcgcctcttccaagggtcgcagtagCTGTTGCGCCACTTCCCCAACCCTCTTTTCACActtttcagaatatttccgtgatttgtttccatatccgtgttattcctaaactccttcatgtatttagtataaatatagacctttgtttgggctaaaaatagcacaataaagagaAGGCCCACTTGATAAAATAATGGATTGtggaaggagtgataaggaggaagagaGCCCGTGATTAAATAAAGCATAGAGAAAGGGAATGGGCCGGCACGCACGCAGGAGAAGACTGAAGCCCATCAGAGGAGGCGTCTGGGATTAGGAAATGGGGAGTCAGGGAGATGTCAGGGAAatcagggagaattgagggagacaaccaaacatggaaagagttgttatggaagttatattccctttccataatcaaggtaggacatgcctagggttcttaccctataaatagtcgAGGAAGCAATCAACGGGAGGACATTCATTCATACACACATCCGCATTCTCATCAAGATATCAACTCAAACACATCCACACGCATACATCTGAGATCTCATCAACACTATACCTTGTGTCAGCAAGACTAGCATTACGatacaattgtaatcatcctcccattcgagaatagtgcaatatttggtaGGGTACCGTccttcccgcggttgttcccacattgggttttccgcgtcaccaaatcttacgtgtcaatttatatttcgtactttatttcccTATTTATACATTGACATACAAACAATCATtcaatcaaccaacgagtaagaccacattgacccgaatcaactaattcggtaaaaaatacctaaacagtttggcgcccaccgtggggccttgtggtcgtcaatcgttgatactctaaatacataatggataagcaagcatcagaCGCCGTGTCAAGGAGCAGACAACCGTTGCCACCACACACTTCTACTCAAAGTCCAGCATCAACAGTGGCaacacaggctcccggacatacttCGAGAACAACACCAACAGCAAAAACCTCCCTACCTCCTAAGACTCCTGCTGTCACAACCTAGGCCATATCAGATAAGGGAGCAGAAAGCTCAGGTATcaccccgccacctagtcccaccaAATCTTGCTCACTGGCGTGGAGAACCTccagaaagccatggaaaacatgagagaagaccagaagaaagcaGAAGCTGAAGCAAGGAAGAGGGACAAAGAGCTATAAGCACAGATAGACTTCCTGAAACAGCAGTCTGCCACCCCGACGAGCAAGGCAGGGGAAGGAAGGTCTCCACTAGTAGATCTGACACAGGGGGCATAAGGCAGCAGGAATCCACTTCGACAGATACCAGCCGAACTGGTAACAAAGTTGGATCTAACTACGGTACCaacagatggaagaataaccccacaagggctgggatacctcacaccagacacCTGGCTA from Silene latifolia isolate original U9 population chromosome 2, ASM4854445v1, whole genome shotgun sequence encodes the following:
- the LOC141641315 gene encoding putative mitochondrial protein AtMg00310 — translated: MAMLARISGMQRRKIPFRKFLWHCNEMKESPALVAWENICKCKRKGRLGLKSLCWWNITAVAKYAWWIAKKTDHLWARWIHVVYMKEQNWEEYTPGEVASWTWRKICWVKDLVRQHLVRYSLEVYTIKLGYSWLVDEGPDKEWHPWIANNMMIPKHSFILWLVAHQRLLT
- the LOC141641316 gene encoding uncharacterized protein LOC141641316, which gives rise to MGIIQANLCFLCGNGDETLDHILFQCAFSSRFLCLTTTWLRMTIPETHIIESWIKYKHRSLLVKKVIAAVLSALVYQVWMCRNQSRLEEVVPTPAVIIKRVKEELNMRFRCNSVHSNVRGAHQWFDQICIS